In Bremerella alba, the genomic window CGGTCCCCACCCTCTTGGAAGTCTTGCACCACTCGCCAGGCGACAAACTGATTCCACACATCGTCTGGCAAAACCTGCATCCCCAGCTGGAAAAGGAAACGCCCCAATACCTGGCACTGATGCAGCAATCGCCGTACGCACAGAGCGAGGCCGCGTTGTCCCTGTTACCGAGAGCCGCTGGACGTATCCTCGGCACACGAAGTCTTTCGGTCGAACACGTGGCGACGCTGGTGAAACTACTTACGGCTCAAAAAGGGCAGGAAAGCCAATTGGCTGCTTGCCTGCAGAGAATTGCCGCGCAAACACAATCGCGTGAGTTAACCGGCCAGCGGCTGGCTCAGCTTAAATCGGAACTCGCCGAGTCTCTTTCCGATGTCATGGCGGCCGGCAACAAGCACCCCGGCTACTACCATGCGGCCAACCTGGCAATTGCCTGGAACGACTCTAAAGCCATGCAGATTGTGCCCCAGGTGTTTACTTCGACCAGCGAGCCCGCTGACCGCCGCGTCGCGGCGCTCGATGCATTGCTTGCCGCGGGGCATCCCCAGGCAATTACGCTGGTAACCAACTACTTTGAAACTTCCGGCAAAGACCAAGCCGAAGTCGGGCGGGTAATTCAAACGCTCGGCAAATCCGACTCCGACGTCATCGCCACGCTGCTCTTAGAACGCCTCGAGGCGCTCTCGTCCGAGAATCGCCCCAAGGCCATCGAAGTCCTATTGCAGCGGCCTGCGTGGACACACTTACTGCTTTCGCAGATTGAAAACGGGAAGCTGGCGAAAGACATTTTGTCGATCAATCAGCTACAACGTTTGGTAAGCACGTCGAACGCGAATGTCGCCCAGCAGATAGCTTCGATCTATGGCACCATCAAAACAGGGCGAGATCCATCCCGGACGTTCATCGTCGCACAGATGCGACGCTTGGTCACCTCAGAGCAGGGCAATCCTCATCGCGGGATCGAAGTGTACAACAAGCTGTGCGGGCAGTGTCACAAACTGCACGGCAAGGGGCAGGAAGTGGGTCCCGAAATCACCGTCAACGGACGGGGTAATCTCGAGCAATTGCTCTCGAATGTCTTCGACCCCAGCCTGGTCATTGGCAAGGACTATCAAGCAGTCACGGTGCTGACGATTGAAGGCCGCGTTTTGTCGGGGTTGTTGGTCGAGGATAGCCCGTCGCGGGTTGTTCTCAAACTGCAGGGTGGCAAACTGGAAACGATCGCGCGAGATGACGTCGATGCGATGAAGACCTCGGACACGTCGCTGATGCCTGAGGGAATCGAGAAGCAGCTCGCTCCGGAAGAGATCCTCGACCTGTTTGCTTATTTAACGCTTACCAAGCCGCCGGCAGATCCGGCCGCCGAGTTGATCTCGGGGGCTGGCACGATCGATCCGAACTCGATCGTGCTTCCTTCCACGGCGCACAATCTGCTGGTCGATGCGAAGATCTCGACGAACATCCCGCAGTTGGATGCCGGCAAACGAGGTGAAGCCCGCGATCCCATCTTTAACCCGAAGACCGGCAAGTTCGTCCGCAATTCGCAGTGGCACGAGATCGGTGTTGCCAGTAGGGCTGATCTGGGTGTTCTCAGCGAAGAGCAAGCGGTTACCTGGACGGCAACCTGGGACCAACCCGTGAATGTCAACTTCCTGACCCTCTCAGGCACGTACCCCAATCAGCCTCAGCCTGACACGGCCTGGGCCGTGGAAGCGAAGATAGCAGGCAACTGGCAGACGCTCGAACGGGGCCAGGGAGGTTGGTACAACAGCGGTCGGTTTGTTTGGGGGTGGCCCGGGGCAGTCAGCGTGCCGATCGAATCGCTACGCGTGAAGGTCTTCAGCGTCGACGAAAAAACCCCTGTTCGCAGCATTCACTTTCGCGGCGAAGAGGGGTTCTCTTGGTTTGCTGGCAATTTACTGCCGGAAACGAGTGTTGTCCGGCAGTAGGATATCCTGTCGCTGACTAACCGGCCTTGCGACTGGCTACGGTAACGGAGCCTTCTTCGTTGGCATGAAAGACGCCTGGGTCGTCGGTACCGTCGCCATCCCAGTCGCCTACGGTGGGCACGTCGTCCCAATCGCCAAGCTGGAAGACCTTATCGGTCGGCTCCATCACGTGGTTGCCGTTGTCGTCGACAATCCACTCTCCGCCACGATAGACGCCGATTTCGTCGATGCCATCGCCATTCCAGTCGCCAACAACCGGAATGTCGCCCCCTTCGCCGTAGGCAAACGCCGCATCGACTTCGGGATTCCAGCGACCATCACCGTTGGTATCGATGTGCCAGGTGCCACCCCGGAAGACAGCAATGGTGCTGATGCCATCCCCGTTCCAGTCGCCAACCAACGCATGATCGCCACCCACGCCGAAGTGGAATGTATGGTCGATCAGGTCCTGACGGAACTTGCCGTGCTGGGCGACCTTCATCACGCGAGTGCCGTGAGGAGCATGCTCCTCTTTCGGCGGAACGTTCTTGGGCTTATCGAGCGACACGAAGTGATTCGCCGCATCCGGCAGGCCTGGCTCTTCTTTCACGGCCCGAGGATCATTCGGCCAGGCTTTGCCGTAAATCCCGATGTCATCCTTACCGTCGCCGTCCCAGTCACCCACAACTGGCTGATCGCCATCGTGGCCAAGCTTGGCATACATGTCGCCTTCGTCCCAGCGACCATTGCCGTTGAGATCGATGTACCAGTTTCCATCGACGAACACGCCCAGTTCGCTGACGCCATCCCCATTGAAGTCGCCGGCGACCGGAATCGCATTTTTGGCCCCGAACAGGCGATGTAGCGTCTCAGACTCTTCGCCATCCTCACCATCTGCCAAGAGCGTCCAACTGGCCTGGCCGAGGTTTTCCGTATTCCAAGGGTTAAGGTCCCCATTGGCCGACGTAAGCCAGAACGACTCCGAGGTTGCCACAGGCTCCTTGCCACGCGGATCCCCTGCATTGACCACGCTCAAGTGCCAGGTAAAACCAACCGCCGAACCGCCATAGGGCTGAACGATCTGCGGCAAAGCCAACAGCGGAGCAGGAGCGATCAGCTCTGGGCTTGGCGGTGGAACGGCTACCGGCGGAGGTGTCACTGGAGGATCGATAGGCGGGAACTCTGGTGGCGGAATGAACGGCACCACGCGAATTTCGCTGAAGTTGTTTTCCTGCGATTCGGTACCCCCGACAACGAAGATCCGGATGATCGCATCGTGGCCTGGATCGATCGACAAGGCAGACACTTCCGGACCCACGGTCCCAGGATTCACGGCCAAACCGCCGGTCGAACCCACGGTGTCGATGCTGTCGATGTAGCCATCAGGATGAATCTGGTAAACGGCATAGAAGCCTGTCTTGAGCCCCTCGAATCGGTAGTAACCATTGGCATCGGTGACGATGCGGATAGGTCCATCTCCGTAAATCCCTTGCAGAACGGAATCGCTACTGCCAAGGATTGGCTCGCCCGAGAAGCCATCGCGTAGTTCCAGCACGACGCCGGCCAACGGAGTATCGTCGGACGTTCGTTGCCCATCGCGGATGGACCCGATATCGTCAGGGACTTCGCCTGTCGCATTCGAGATGACATCGCCATCCTGGAAGACGTAACCCGACAAGGCAGCCGGCGGAAGCTCGCAGAAGTTGTGTTCGTCGAGATGCTCGCCGGAATGGGTAATGATGCTGGAGATGACATCGGTCACCGAGGCGTCGGCCAATCCATTGCGGTCAATCTGGCCACCCTGGAAGTAACCGGTGGGTTGCGATTCGACCACCGTGTAGGTCCCCGGCGGCAAGCCCGTGAACTCGTAGTGTCCGTTGGCATCGGTGAAGGTGGTTGCGATCTCGTTGCCGTTCTCGTCGAGAAGCGTGATCTTCACACCCACGATCGGCTGCTCGTCATCGTCGAAGAAACAGTCTTGGTTGGGATCGACGTGGACAAAACCACCGATCGAGGTCGGCAGCACTTCGCCGAAGTCGTATTCGATACCGGACTGCCCGAACTTCAGATCGATCGTGTGGATCACATCGCCAGGGTTCGTTGCCGAACCAATCGTCGTACCACCGATGGTACCGGCCGCATCAAGGCCATCGAGGTAACCGGTCGGCTGCGTTTCGACAATTCGGTAGGTGCCCTTGTTCAAATCGGTGAAATGATAGAAACCGTTGTTGTCGGTGACGAGCGTATCGACCAGGTTGCCGTTCTCATCGAATAGCTCGACGGTGGTTCCCCCGATTCCTTCTTCTCCGGCTTCGCGTACGCCATTGTTGTTGCGGTCGTGGTAGACGTAACCCGAAAGGTCGGCTGGTTCGCTTTCGCAGAAGTCGTAGTTTTCGCCATGCTGACCAGCCACCAGGGTGATCGCTTCGATGCGATCGTTGCCGGCAAACTCACCGACCAGGATGCCGTCGATGGTGCCAATATGGTCTCCCCCGTCAATCAGTCCCGGAGGCGTCACTTCAACGATCGTGTAAGTGCCCGGTAGCAACTCACCGAAGAAGTAGTCACCGTTGGCATCGGTAACGGTCGACTTCAACAGGTTGCCGGCGGCATCGTAAAGATGGACCGTAGCCCCCACGACAGGGCGTGAGGTCGTCGTGCTGAAGTCACAGTTTCCGTCGGCATCGGTCAGATGGACACTACCCGAAATCGAGGCGAACAGGTACTCACCAAAGTTGTAATTGATACCGTGCTCGTCACTGCCGATCGCGATGCTATTGAGTTCGTCACCAGGATTCACAGCCACACCTTGAACGGTACCGTTGATCGTACCAGCCTGGTCGGTTCCGTCCTGGTAGGCGATGGGGTGCGTTTCAATAACGCGGTAGTTGCCGGGAACGAGGTTTAAGAACTCGTAGTAGCCATTATCGTCGGTCAAGGTAACGAACGTTTCGTTGGTATCGGTATTGATCAACGTGATGGTGACGTTGCCGATGCCTTCTTCGCCATCGTTCTTGGTCCCGTTCACGTTACGGTCGTGGTAGACGTAACCGCTGAGTGAACCATGTTTGATTTCGCCAAAGTTGTATTCAATACCTTCGTCGCCCCATTTGACGTCGATCGTATTGATCTCGTCACCGGGATTTACCGAAGCACCGACCGTGGTGCCAAAGATTGTACCGGCCGTGTCGAGTCCGTCGATGTACTCGAACGGTTGAATTTCAGCGAGGTGATACTGGCCCTTGGATAGTCCTACAAACTCGTAGAAACCGTTGGCATCGGTAATGGCCAAGCCAGCAGGGATGTTGTTCTCGTCGTACAACTGAACGAGAACACCTTCGATTCCCTCTTCGCCTGCTTCACGAATGCCGTTGTTGTTCCGGTCGTGATAGACGTAACCGGACAGACTCGCCGGCAGGTGTTCGCAGAAATCATAGTGAACGCCGGAATCGCCGGAGAGCAGTTCGATATCAGCAATCCGATCGTTACCATCCAGGTTACCAACGAGGATGCCATCGATCTTACCGACATGGTCACCCCCATCAATCAGCCCTGGCGGAGTGATCTCTTCAATCGTGTACACGCCTGGCAGCAAGTTGCCAAAGAAGTACTCGCCGTTGGCATCGGTTGTGGTTGTCGCCACGAGATTGCCCTGGCTGTCGTACAGATTGATCACGGCACCTTCGACAGGAGTCGTGACGATGTCTTCGCCGTAGCAGTTGCCTTCGGGGTCGGTCAGGTGGACCCGCCCGCTGATTTCGGCTGGACGGATTTCGCCGAAGTTGTAGTTGACCCCAGAGTCACCACCTTTAAGGGTAATGGTGCTGATTCGGTCGCCGGGGTTGTTTGCCGTCCCCTTGATGACACCGTTAACGGTACCTGCGGTATCCTTACCGTCCTGGTAAGTCGGTGGCTGAACGACTTCCAGCACTTCGTACACGCCTGGCGGCATGCCGATAACTTTGTAATAGCCGTTGGCATCCGTCGTTACGAGGTACGACTGAGGATTGCCCAGGAGGTCGACCCCTTGCACGCGGATCTGGACGCCAGCGATACCTTCTTCACCAGCCTCTTTAATTCCGTCGTTGTCGCGATCGTGATAGACGTAGCCGTCGATCATCGCCGGGGTGGCTTCCGCGAAGTCGTAGTCGATTGCCGACGTACCACCTAACGGGATGCTGATCTCGGTCAACACGTCCGGATCGCCTGAGACAGTGGAACCGGTGTCTGCGCCTTCGACGGTACCTGGGACCGCGCCCACGCTAAAGTAGCCAGTCGGCTGGGCTTCACGCACCTGGTAAGTGCCTGGCTGCAGTCCGAGTTCTTCCCCAAACAAGTAGTTACCGTTGGCATCGGTCGTTACGGAGTGGCCCGTGTCGACGAAGACGCCGTTTTCCTTCTTCCACAGCGTGAGCGACACGCCGGAGATGCCTTCTTCGCCAACATCCTGCGTGAGGCTGAGGTTCGGGTCGTGGTAAACGGTACCACTGATGGTGATTGGTAGTGGCTGCTGAACAATGCTGCCGAACGCACCATCGGTTCGGTCACGATGTCCGGTTGAATTGTCGGCAGGCAGATCCAAGCCAGACTCGGCCAGCTTGGTATCGTACATGTCGATGAACTTAGTGTTGACGGTGGCGTTCTCGTAATGAGCCGCCGAAAATTCACCCGTCAACAGCGTTCCGTGGAATTCGGCACCGGAAGCGATCGGGTCGATCAGCGTTTCGTCTGGATTGCTGGGATCGTAGATGATGACTTCGTCGACATCGATCGAGAACCGCAGCTCTTCGCCTGCATCGAAACCGGTGAAGTCGAGGATCAAACGACTGCCGCCATCGGTGACGGTTGCGGTGATCGAATCAATTCCATTGGCGGAAATGATCTGAAAGGGAAACGCGGCGTCCGCACCCAGGCCACCCGGCGTGATATCGAAGATCACGTCACCCGTGCTGAGCCCTGGAATGTTGCCGAAATTCTGAATCTGGTCGCCATCGATAATGAGACGATTCAGTTGGGTTCCGTTGGCTCCGCCATCAAAGGTGACGATAAACGTATCGCCGTGCTCGTCACCACCGGCACCGTCTTCTTCGTGGTAAATCGCACCAAGTTGAATCGGTTCAGCCGACATCACACGACGCGTTTCGAGGGCTTCGAGACCTCGCGAACGCACCGGGCGATTGAATGCAGCGTTCTTGCCGCCACCAAAAAAGCTATGAAAACGACGCAATGCGTCTCGATAGTGGAAACCCATCAGGCGACTCCTGTGCCTTGCTTTCGCATCCCTGCGAAAATGGTGACCGAATTAATTCGAGAAACGGCTGACCGGAACCGTTAACACGGGGGGGGATTTTTGACGCGAGCTGCCCAGGTCCCAAACGCGAATCGTCGTATCGAATCCGCTGGAAACCATCGTTTGCCCTTGAACAGAAAGCGTCGCGACAGTGCCATCATGGCCTGCCAAGTGATCAATTTCTTCGTACGTATCTAAGCTCCACAAGCGAACTTCGTTGTCGCTTCCACCGGTCGCAATCGTGCCGGGCTGCATGAGCGAAACCGAGAAGACTTTCGCATCGCCAGTTGGCATCGAAGCGATCTGTTGCCCTGAACTGGTGTTGTGAACGTTCAGCTTGCGATCTTCACTACCGCTGACGATCTGGGAACCATCTTCAGAGAACGCCAAACCATGGATTCGCTCGTTGTGAGCGCGAATGTCTCTTAGCTTTTCACCCGATGCAGCATCCCAAATGCGAATAATGCCGGTACGTCCTGCGGCAGCAATTTGTTTGCCGTCTGGAGAGAACGCGACCGCTCGAAGATCGTTTCCGGCCGCTTTCCATTGATGGACTGTCTTGCCGGAGTAGGGATCGTAAACGACGACGGAATCATCGAAACCGACAACCGCTAGACGCGTCCCGTTGTGATTGAAATCTATGGCCGTGATTATGCTGGGAAAGTCGCTTCCGCCGCGTAGTTGAATGTTCTCGTGAACGTCCCAGAGCAATACTTGACGATCATTCCCGGCCGTGGCCAACAGCTTGCCATCAGGCGAGAACTGAGCAGCGCGAACCCAATCGGTATGTTCCTTCAGCGTCACAATGACTCGCCCTGTAGCGACTTCCATGATCCGCACGAAGTGATCGTCGCCTGCAACGGCCATCAGTTTTCCGGTCGGGTGAATTTCGACCTGAGAAACGACCGGCGGGTGAAGCCGTTCGGCATCTGGTTTTAACTGGATGGTATGCGACAGCTTGATGGCTGAAACCTGGGCGAAAGCAATTGACGGAACGATCGAAATGGCGATCACTGCCGCGGTGCCGATAATTTTCTTAATCATCGCGATGTTGCGTCTCCCTCGCTGAACTCATGCTGGGGACCCTTCGTAGTCCCTAGACGTACAACGGTAGATATCGACACAACGTGGTAGACAACCTCAAAAGATCGCCGAAAGTTTGCCTATTTAGGTAAACTTTTCCGGATACGCGGCCGCATGCTCTGCTGGCATTTCCAAGATTCGGCCAGCCTGATTCAAGAAAAAGAGGGCATGTGATCATGCCCTCTTAGATAGCAGCGGAAGACTGACTAGCGAAATGCTATCGCTTTTCGATCGGAACGAATTCTCGCTTGGTATCGCCGGTGTAGATCTGACGTGGACGACAGATCCGCTTCGTCTTCGATCCGTGCATTTCTTTCCAGTGAGAGACCCAACCGGGCAGTCGCCCCATCGCAAACAGGACGGTGAACATTTGAACAGGGATGCCAATTGCTCGATAGATCACGCCGGAATAAAAGTCGACGTTGGGGTAGAGCTTCCGTTCGACGAAGTACTCGTCGTTCAATGCAGCATGCTCGAGCTTCTGAGCGACGTCGAATAGCGGATCTTTGATCTCAAGCTTATCCAACAAACGATCACAAGCCTTCTTGATGATCGTCGCTCGTGGGTCGAAGTTCTTGTAAACGCGATGCCCAAAGCCCATCAGGCGGACTTTGCTCTTCTTGTCTTTGGCCAGTTCGACGTACTTATCGACGTCGCCACCGTTGTCGATGATCTCATCCAGCATATTCACGACGGCTTCGTTGGCACCACCATGCAGTGGCCCCCACAGAGCACTAATGCCTGCCGAAATCGAGGCAAACAAGTTCGCATCGGCTGAACCGACCATTCGGACGGTCGAGGTGCTGCAGTTTTGTTCGTGATCGGCATGCACGATCAGCAGCAGGTTCAACGCATCGACAAAGTCTGGGTCGACGTGGAATGGTTCGCTGGGGACGGCGAACATCATCTGCAGGAAGTTTTCGCAGTACGAAAGATCATTCTGCGGATAGATGAACGGCTGACCGAACGATTTCTTGTAGCTGTAGGCCGCAATGGTTGGCAACTTGGCCAGCAAGCGGTGGATCGAAACTTCGACCTGTTGAGGATCGTGCGGATCGAGCGAGTCTTGATAGAACGTCGAGAGGGCGCTGACAACACTAGACAGGATTGCCATCGGATGGGCATCGCGAGGGAAACCATCGTAGAACGATCGCATGTCTTCGTGCAGCATCGTGTGGCGACGGATCGAATTACGGAAGTTGATGAGCTGCTCCTCAGTGGGAAGCTCTCCGTAAATCAACAAGTACATAACCTCGACAAAGTCGCAGTTGGCTGCGAGTTCCTCGATTGGGTAACCACGGTACCGCAGGATGCCCTTCTCGCCATCGAGATAGGTAATCGCACTCGTGGTTGAACCTGTGTTGACGTACCCTTCGTCCAACGTGATATAGCCGGTCCCGCCACGAAGCTTCGAGATGTCGACCGCCTTCTCGTCTTCGCTACCCACAATAACGGGCAGTTCGACTTCTTTTCCATCGAGCAATAGCTTGGCAGTATCGGACATGCAGACTTCCTCACTGGGGGCATACGCAAGCTCCCCCGACGCATTTCGGGGCAACCATGTTTTCCGCGGCGGTGACGGCACCCAGTCAACACACAATGCACTGAGTAGCAGGCGCGGAACAAAATCTGGACATTAACTTTTGTCCGCTACTTTACTCGATTGTAGGAGCCAACAAAATAGGCGGTACTGAAACATTCGCCTGGCATAAGTAACGCTTATTTTAATTCTTAGGAAACGAGAGACATTTCCATGGCAGAACAGGCGAATTAATCACCCATATTAGGATAAGTTAAAAGCGGGGGAATCTTAACAAGATTTCCGGTTGGTACCGAGTTTTCCGGTAACAGCCCCTCTGCCAAAGGGGCATAACGGGGCCGACTACTTGGCCTCGTCGAAGATCGTCCAGACTTGGGCTTTTCCCTTGACCTCTAAGATGTACGCTTCCATCTGTCCTTGGCGGCGTTCGTTCTTGATCTTCTCTTTGATCTCGACTTGCGCCTCGGTGAACGGCACCATACCGGCATCTTCTCGCTCGAGCACGCGCACGATGTGGAAGCCTTCTGGCGACTCGATAATCGGGCTCAACTCGCCGATTGGCAGGCTGAAAATGGCTTTATCAATGGTTTCGTTCTTCAAACTTCCTTTGCGGGTCCAATCGTACTGACCTCCGCTGGAAGCCTTGATTCCCTGGGATTCGCGTTTGGCCACGGCGTTTAGGGGGGCTCCACGCAGCACCTGATTCCCCATGCTGGCCATTGCCTCCCAGGTAGCTTGGCGATTGGGGTAGCTTGAGAACTTCACCATAACTTGTTCCCATTTCACTTTAGCCAGCTTCTCATAGTCTTGAGAATGCTCTTCGTAGTAGTCGAGCATTTGCTGGTGGGTCACTTCCTCGTCTTTCTTAACCTTCCGCTGGATTTGCTGCTGAGCGACAAGCTTTTCGACGAACTGGCGTCGCTTCTTTTCCAGCGATCCACCCATCTCGCGAAGCTTGATATCAAGTTCGGCAGGCGAGTTCACCTCGGCGTTCTTCATGTCGGTTTCAAGTTGATACTCGTCGTAGTTCTTGCCGAGCATCTCCTGCATTTCTTCCAGTCGATCCGCTGGAATCGCACGCATAAAATCAAGGTAAACCACTTTGACATCAATTAGGCCAGGCAGCATCTGCTTCAATGCCTGTTCCTTGAACTGTTCGATCTCTTCCGGAGAAACACTTGCTCGCTGCTCAGGGGTTAGCGAAGCCATGCGTTCGTCGATCATCTGATTGACCGGCCCCAAGACATCGCCAGCGAGAATAGGGTCGCCATTGACGATCGCCACAATCCGCGCAGGCATGAATAGATCGTCTTCCGGCTTGGCAGCTGGTTGCTGGGGCAAGTTGGCAACACGTGGAGCGACTTGCTGATTGAAGTTGCTTTGTGCCGGTACCGACTGATAATTGGGCTGATTTGTCGATGGATAGTTCGTCGTGGGATACGTCGGAGTGATCGACTGTGTCTGCGGATAGCCATAGTTCGGCGGCGGTTGATTGCTCGGCATGTCGCCTATCACAGCCGATGCACCTCCACCGGATGCAGGCGAGCTATTGGGATAGCCTCCAACAGCCGGGGCTGTCCTCGCAGCGGTTCGATACTGAGGTTCCGCTGCGGCGCGGCGCTGCGAAAATGGATCAGGCGGCGTCTGTTGAGCCGTGGCCGCAGTGTCCTGCTTCCACGGATTGAGCCAGCCAAGCTGAGCCCAAGCTTCGCTCGGATTGAGCAGAACTGAGCTAAGCAACAGTCCTGCAAAGAAGGTGCGAAGACCGATGTTTTTGCTAGTCACGTAAGCAGCTGAAATCACGTTGCTTGACTTCCCATCCATGAGGAGTTCTCGTCTGAGGACGGCTTCCGGCCGTGCTCGCGCAATAAAATTGCGGGCGGAGTATAGAAACGCACCTAACTAGCACGCAACATCATTCTGGCAAAATCGAGCAATTCTGATCCATTCATGCTGGCATCAGGCAGCGGAATGTAGGCCCGCGTCTCGTCTACGATACGCACACTCTTACCGCGCAGCTTTGCTAGCTGCTTGATTCTCGATGCATTGGTGTACACGAAGACCAGAAAAGTTTGATCGACTTCTTCTTCGACATAGATCGCCGAAACTTGCCAAAAAGCTGCATCTAATTTGAGTGCGACCAGCCGCAAAAGCTCTTCGACGGCATCAGGAGTCGGCCCAAAGCGGTCTCGCATCTCTTCTTCGATCTTCAGGAGATCATCGTCCGAC contains:
- a CDS encoding peptidylprolyl isomerase, with protein sequence MDGKSSNVISAAYVTSKNIGLRTFFAGLLLSSVLLNPSEAWAQLGWLNPWKQDTAATAQQTPPDPFSQRRAAAEPQYRTAARTAPAVGGYPNSSPASGGGASAVIGDMPSNQPPPNYGYPQTQSITPTYPTTNYPSTNQPNYQSVPAQSNFNQQVAPRVANLPQQPAAKPEDDLFMPARIVAIVNGDPILAGDVLGPVNQMIDERMASLTPEQRASVSPEEIEQFKEQALKQMLPGLIDVKVVYLDFMRAIPADRLEEMQEMLGKNYDEYQLETDMKNAEVNSPAELDIKLREMGGSLEKKRRQFVEKLVAQQQIQRKVKKDEEVTHQQMLDYYEEHSQDYEKLAKVKWEQVMVKFSSYPNRQATWEAMASMGNQVLRGAPLNAVAKRESQGIKASSGGQYDWTRKGSLKNETIDKAIFSLPIGELSPIIESPEGFHIVRVLEREDAGMVPFTEAQVEIKEKIKNERRQGQMEAYILEVKGKAQVWTIFDEAK